Proteins co-encoded in one Corylus avellana chromosome ca9, CavTom2PMs-1.0 genomic window:
- the LOC132162204 gene encoding uncharacterized protein LOC132162204: MEQLDHFIHEHPLAFSSEEQKIEGQAICCGCQEPVFGPTYNCSECNFVLHKSCAQLPTQTHHPLHRGHPLDLRAKPSPEVYTTCDACSKICNGFTYRCRPCNFDLDIICASLWRNIMDDGHQHVFIPLMKQIHFTCEACGKEGKCKSSLCSICQLWIHRECADFPRTLKIIGHDHLLKLIYSLHQIPHPNYVFCKLCYRKVNTKFAAYYCPDCNYIAHLYCATHTNIVDNSVPNEAVDFVTRVTDHDITHFRMQHNLVLCDVELEDDKRCYGCVRLISPPFYSCSLCDLFLHKSCNELPGQKQHPLHQHPLTLRTNADSINSIFICDACGHHCNGFAYNCDQCHFNLDVYCSLISEKLTHSGHKHPLFLPWIKTSECCSACGGSEEDDLFVCLDCNFTLGYTCATLPFVAWHSGDDHLLSLMYPSDDVEDDSRDYYCLICEEERNPHLWFYYCADCDFSAHPRCVLGDYPFIKFGATYKYDTHPHSLTFVQKTKNYPPCDACGEPSTDWSLSCAQCRINVHGEGNCFWHQQEQGRITFSNTPC, translated from the coding sequence ATGGAGCAGCTTGATCATTTCATCCACGAGCATCCATTAGCCTTCAGTAGTGAAGAGCAGAAAATTGAAGGGCAAGCTATTTGCTGTGGGTGCCAGGAGCCAGTATTTGGTCCGACCTACAATTGCTCTGAATGCAACTTTGTGCTGCATAAATCATGCGCCCAGCTACCCACCCAGACCCACCACCCGCTGCATCGCGGACACCCCCTCGATCTCCGTGCAAAGCCATCGCCTGAAGTGTATACTACCTGCGATGCCTGCAGTAAGATTTGTAATGGCTTCACTTACCGTTGTCGTCCCTGCAATTTCGACCTTGACATCATATGTGCTTCTCTATGGCGCAATATTATGGATGATGGTCACCAACACGTTTTCATCCCCCTGATGAAGCAGATCCACTTCACCTGTGAAGCATGTGGCAAAGAAGGCAAATGCAAATCTTCCCTGTGTAGCATCTGCCAACTATGGATCCACCGAGAATGCGCTGATTTTCCAAGAACCCTCAAGATAATAGGACACGATCACCTTCTCAAGCTCATCTATTCTCTTCATCAGATTCCTCATCCAAACTATGTATTCTGCAAACTCTGCTACAGAAAGGTTAACACCAAGTTTGCTGCTTATTATTGTCCGGATTGCAATTACATTGCCCACTTGTACTGCGCAACACATACAAATATTGTGGATAATTCCGTGCCCAATGAAGCCGTTGACTTTGTAACTCGTGTTACTGATCATGATATCACCCATTTTAGAATGCAACACAACTTAGTCCTCTGCGATGTGGAGCTGGAGGATGATAAACGATGTTACGGGTGCGTGCGGCTCATCTCACCTCCTTTTTATAGTTGTTCTCTCTGCGATTTATTTCTCCACAAAAGCTGCAATGAGCTGCCTGGACAGAAGCAACACCCACTTCACCAGCACCCGCTCACCCTCCGAACAAATGCAGATTCCATCAATAGCATTTTCATTTGTGATGCTTGTGGTCATCATTGCAATGGGTTCGCCTATAACTGTGATCAGTGTCACTTCAACCTGGATGTTTATTGTAGTTTAATTTCGGAAAAGCTAACACATAGCGGTCATAAGCACCCCCTCTTCCTCCCCTGGATAAAAACTTCTGAATGCTGCAGTGCTTGTGGTGGTTCGGAAGAGGATGATCTATTTGTTTGCCTTGATTGCAACTTCACCTTGGGCTATACCTGTGCTACTCTTCCGTTTGTAGCTTGGCACAGTGGCGACGACCATTTACTCAGCCTCATGTATCCTTCTGATGATGTTGAAGATGATTCTAGAGATTATTATTGTCTTAtttgtgaagaagaaagaaacccaCATCTCTGGTTTTATTATTGCGCAGATTGCGATTTTTCTGCTCATCCTAGATGTGTTCTTGGAGACTATCCGTTTATCAAGTTTGGAGCCACCTACAAATATGACACTCACCCGCATAGCCTCACTTTTGTTCAAAAGACCAAGAACTACCCTCCATGTGACGCATGTGGTGAGCCTAGCACAGATTGGTCCCTGTCATGTGCTCAATGCAGGATCAATGTACACGGGGAAGGTAATTGTTTCTGGCACCAGCAAGAACAGGGTAGAATAACTTTTAGCAACACCCCGTGTTAA
- the LOC132192295 gene encoding uncharacterized protein LOC132192295: protein MRIRKRQVPFPLSSLSPVPLSDPLLNRSPVVQLQLHDPNPAHPLANLTPSSHSHAYFDNQPSDHSNQTIGGGRGFDCSDDAGGPHNEEKKLRKDCLVLLQGEDERGGEGEKSNDSRKGSIQGAETITWVLPESTATHTHTHTHNHQASVRWCDGEKAFPPKKRRSTFERRTNEDELMEKDKKMKTKMKTKMNKKCAQQNDNQEEKEAKEGVEISTTKKRARGGALMEGSRCSRVNGRGWRCCQQTLVGYSLCEHHLGKGRLRSMTSVRSRSLAGTAPKMDDHEPFDPDHDHDHDQPPPTPSSSLLQENKPKDHDHSVLDNNDHGEDEDEKKPLMVTKKRMKLGMVKARSISSLLGQTNNGNTFG from the exons ATGAGGATCCGGAAGAGACAGGTGCCCTtccctctctcatctctctctccgGTTCCTCTCTCAGATCCCCTCCTCAACCGGTCTCCGGTGGTGCAACTCCAACTCCACGACCCAAACCCCGCACACCCACTTGCAAATCTCACCCCGTCATCCCATAGCCATGCCTACTTCGATAATCAGCCATCTGATCACTCCAATCAAACGATCGGAGGAGGGAGAGGCTTTGATTGCTCTGATGACGCTGGTGGGCCACACAACGAAGAGAAGAAGTTGAGAAAAGATTGTTTG GTATTGTTGCAAGGGGAAGATGAGAGAGGGGGCGAGGGAGAGAAGAGTAATGATTCCAG GAAGGGATCCATTCAAGGCGCAGAAACGATTACTTGGGTTCTTCCGGAATCAACTGCtacccacacccacacccacacccacaACCATCAAG cATCTGTGAGATGGTGTGATGGGGAGAAAGCATTCCCACCAAAGAAGAGGAGAAGCACATTTGAGAGGAGAACAAACGAAGATGAATTAATGGAGAAAGATAAGAAGATGAAGACTAAGATGAAGaccaaaatgaacaaaaaatgtGCCCAACAAAACGATAACCAAGAGGAGAAGGAAGCAAAGGAGGGTGTGGAGATCAGTACGACAAAAAAGAGGGCTCGAGGTGGTGCACTTATGGAGGGATCCAGGTGCAGTCGTGTTAATGGGAGAGGCTGGAGGTGCTGCCAGCAGACCCTTGTGGGCTATTCTCTCTGCGAGCATCACTTGGGAAAGGGGAGGCTTCGGAGCATGACAAGCGTTCGTAGCCGATCATTGGCTGGCACTGCACCAAAGATGGACGATCATGAGCCGTTTGATCctgatcatgatcatgatcatgatcagcCACCACCTACACCTTCATCGTCTCTTCTGCAGGAAAACAAACCAAAGGATCATGATCATTCTGTGTTGGATAATAATGATCATggtgaagatgaagatgagaagaagccatTGATGGtcacaaagaaaagaatgaagcTTGGGATGGTGAAAGCGCGCTCCATTAGCAGCTTGCTCGGCCAAACCAACAACGGCAACACTTTTGGGTGA
- the LOC132192325 gene encoding metal tolerance protein C2: MEKSDSFKFYTPTDTEHQNSWNAGFGIGASDRRLAFSRQASFDQSREPHTPISINLNEPAKPLLSRSISSIDIPPGSFYSLDENDKFSGEGNGSAEKLSVLLFASSVFRIMRSGNRYMKRLFVMISLNVAYSTAELAIGLFTGRVGLVSDAFHLTFGCGLLTFSLFAMDASRKRPDRVYTYGYKRLEVLSAFTNALFLLFLSFSLAVEALHAFIQDESEHKHYLIVSAVTNLLVNLIGVWFFRNYARRNLVYRNAEDMNYHSVCLHVLADSIRSAGLILASWFLSLGVQNAEVLCLGLVSVAIFMLVMPMFRATGGILLQMAPPSIPTSALSKCWRQITAREDVSEISQARFWELVPGHVVGSVSIQVKKGIDDSAILHFVHGLCHDLGIQNLTVETNDV, translated from the exons atggagaagagcgATTCGTTCAAATTTTATACTCCAACGGACACGGAGCACCAGAATTCGTGGAACGCGGGTTTCGGAATCGGCGCGAGCGATCGGAGATTGGCGTTTTCGCGCCAAGCTTCTTTCGACCAATCGCGAGAGCCCCACACGCCCATTTCGATCAATCTAAACGAACCGGCGAAGCCTCTGCTTTCGCGGAGCATCTCGAGCATTGACATTCCGCCCGGGTCCTTCTATTCTTTAGACGAAAATGATAAGTTTTCCGGGGAGGGAAATGGATCGGCCGAGAAATTGTCGGTTTTGTTGTTTGCTTCTTCGGTTTTTCGGATCATGAGGTCCGGAAATAGGTACATGAAGAGGTTGTTCGTGATGATTTCGCTTAACGTGGCGTATTCGACAGCAGAGTTAGCTATCGGCCTGTTTACAGGGCGTGTGG GTTTGGTTTCCGACGCCTTTCATTTAACTTTTGGCTGTGGCCTATTGACATTTTCGTTGTTTGCAATGGATGCTTCAAGAAAAAGGCCTGATAGAGTTTACACTTATGG GTACAAGAGGCTAGAAGTTTTGTCTGCTTTCACAAATGCT ctgtttcttttgtttttgtcattcTCCTTAGCTGTGGAAGCACTTCATGCATTCATCCAAGATGAATCTGAGCACAA GCATTACTTGATTGTTTCTGCGGTGACAAATTTATTGGTGAATCTTATTGGTGTTTGGTTCTTCCGAAATTATGCTCGCAGAAATCTTG TCTACAGAAATGCAGAAGATATGAATTACCATTCAGTTTGCCTACACGTTCTTGCAGATTCCATTCGCAG TGCAGGTTTAATACTGGCATCTTGGTTTTTGTCCCTCGG GGTTCAGAATGCTGAAGTATTGTGTTTGGGGCTAGTTTCAGTTGCAATCTTTATGCTTGTCATGCCCATGTTTAGAGCGACTGGAGGCATCTTGCTTCAAATGGCACCACCCAGCATTCCAACTTCAGCATTAAGCAAATGTTGGAGACAG ATTACTGCCCGCGAAGATGTGTCAGAAATTTCTCAAGCTCGTTTTTGGGAATTGGTCCCTGGTCATGTTGTTGGCTCTGTCTCAATACAG GTGAAGAAAGGGATAGATGATAGTGCAATACTCCACTTTGTGCATGGTTTGTGCCATGATCTGGGCATACAGAACTTGACAGTTGAAACCAATGATGTCtga